From Rubripirellula reticaptiva, the proteins below share one genomic window:
- a CDS encoding response regulator transcription factor: protein MGDVMQGPIVFVIDDDDNSRKMIVETIKTMSLPVQDYSSAEAFLADYRGERPACIVTDQRMPGMSGIELIETLQTASLTIPVVVVTAFPDTQMTVRAIRGGAISLIEKPCSNEKLWAGILEAIRLDARNSVLDAERSDAKTKIESLDGHEIEVARLLLDGLANKVIASKLDVSLRTIEARRARILKKFDVNSIAGMVKVWLAGQSE, encoded by the coding sequence ATGGGCGATGTGATGCAGGGTCCAATCGTATTTGTCATCGATGATGACGATAACTCTCGAAAAATGATCGTTGAAACGATCAAAACTATGTCTCTGCCTGTACAGGACTACTCTTCCGCCGAAGCGTTCTTAGCTGATTACAGAGGAGAACGACCTGCGTGCATCGTGACAGACCAACGAATGCCAGGCATGTCCGGCATTGAGTTGATCGAGACATTGCAGACTGCAAGTTTGACGATCCCCGTCGTGGTCGTCACCGCATTCCCCGATACCCAGATGACTGTTCGGGCGATACGCGGCGGAGCGATTAGCTTGATCGAAAAACCTTGCAGCAACGAAAAACTGTGGGCAGGAATCTTGGAAGCCATCCGCTTGGACGCTCGCAATAGCGTGCTGGATGCCGAGCGAAGTGATGCAAAGACGAAAATTGAGTCTCTAGATGGACATGAAATTGAAGTAGCAAGATTGTTGCTCGACGGATTAGCGAACAAGGTTATCGCATCCAAACTGGATGTCAGTCTGCGAACCATCGAAGCTCGGAGGGCGAGAATTCTTAAGAAATTTGACGTCAATTCGATCGCTGGAATGGTCAAAGTCTGGCTGGCAGGTCAATCCGAGTAA